The genome window TCGAAAGACGAAGTCATTAAGTCGAGAACAACCGATATAAACTGTTGCAATTCTCGACTCATATTCCTTTCAGTCATTGCGAGTCAAGTATTGCTTGATGACAATAAATCAAATGGAATATTTTATTATAAACACCGACAGAAAAGTTGAGATCAAGATCAAGAGATCAAGGTTCATTGCACTTCTACATCCTGTTGAAACCATCAAAGATGCAAAAGAATTCATCTCTCAGATCTCTAAAGAACACAAAACCGCCAACCATAACTGCTGGGCATATATTATCGGGGATAAAGGAGAAACATTCCATTCATCCGATGCCGGAGAACCTTCCGGAACTGCCGGAAAA of Candidatus Cloacimonadota bacterium contains these proteins:
- a CDS encoding YigZ family protein, producing MEYFIINTDRKVEIKIKRSRFIALLHPVETIKDAKEFISQISKEHKTANHNCWAYIIGDKGETFHSSDAGEPSGTAGKPILNTLKKHNLTNIVAVVTRYFGGVKLGIRGLIEAYSEVVEQTIEEEPLKKLVKVQKYEIIT